The Chloroflexota bacterium genome contains the following window.
CACCGCGCATCCGTGCAGTCCCCAAACATCGAACTTGACGCACCAGCTCGTACCAGGGATGAGCGACCGCGTCGCAGCGCGACGCATCGATGGTAGGCGGGGCTTTCAAGCCCCGACGCGGTCGCTGCTCGCTGCCACCGGGTCACGCGCGGCCCGCTCTGAACGGTCTTGGGGTTGAAACCTCCGAAGCTGCATGCAGAACTCCGGTCCGCACCCGGTGACAAGCGCATTTGCACATGGTCCAGGACCATTGCCCCCGAGCGCGGTATCATTCCTGCCAGAACCCTTTACGCCTGTCACACCTTCCCACTTCCTGCCTACTCGCTGGAGTCATCCCATGCGCTACCGCCGTCTGGGCTATCGCTACGCGATCGTTATGGCGGCCAGACGCCCACGGCCGCTTGCAGACGCCTGGCAGCCTCATACTGCGAGCGTCAGTATGGGCCAGCCGGCCTGGCGGCCCCCGTGCGACATCATCGAGACGTCCACCGAGCTGATCGTGCTGGCCGAACTGGCCGGTGTCGATCATGAGGAACTGGACGTGCTCCTCTTCGAGGACGCCCTGATCGTGGAAGGCGAGCGCCGTTTGCCGCCCATGCACGCCGCCGGGGTCTACCACGCCGCCGAGATTCGCCAGGGCCAGCTACGGCTGGAACTGCCCCTGCCCAGCACCATTGACCCTGACCTCGTGGAGGCCCGCTACGAGCGCGGCCTCCTCGAACTGCGGCTGCCTAAGCGGAGCGTCCCGCTGCGCCCAACGCCCATCCCCGTCAGCCGGCCCGTCGATGCGACCGCTGCCCGGCCGGCAAGCCAGGGACCACAGCACCAGGGATCAGACCGCCAGCCAGAGAGAGACGACAATGGATCCTGAACGACCTGACCAGGATGAGCCTCGCGCGGTCGCCAACGACGAGGCCGACAAGGTGGCTGAAACGCCGGAGTCGGCCAGTGACGGCGACGCTGCCCGGCGGCCCGTCTCGCCCGCCACCGACGACGCGCCAGCCGCCACCGACGACGCGCCAGCCGCCACCGACGACGCGCCAGCCGCCACCGACGACGCCGTGAGCGGCGAATCCTCCCTCGATGGCGACGCTGCTGTCCTTGATCCTGCTGAGGCCGGGCAATCCTCCGGCCCGGTCATCCCAGACACGCTGCCGGTCCTGCCCCTGCGTGGCGGGACCGTCGTCTTCCCGCTCGCCGTCATGCCGCTGTTCGTCGGGCAAGAGCGCTCCATCAAGCTGATCGACGACGTGATGCGTGGTGATCGAATCGTTGCGCTGGTGGCCCAGACCTCGGACACTCCAGAGCAGGCCGGCCCGGACGATATCCACCGCATCGGCACGGCCGGCGTGATCCACCAGATGGTGCGCTCGCCAGACGGCACCATCCGCCTGATGATCCAGGGTATCGAGCGCGTCCGCCTGGGCGACTTCGTGCAGACCGATCCGTACCTCAAGGCGCACGTCACCGTGGCGAAGGAGACGCCCTCGTCTGGTGTCGAGACGCAGGGGCTGCGGCGAGCCGTCCTCGATCTATTCCGGCGGCTGGTGCCGCTGGTGGACGAACTTCCGAACGAGATCACGCCGGCCGCCGAGGCGCTCGAAGATCCCCGCCAACTGGTCTATCTCGTGGCGTCCACCACCCCGCTGCCCGGGCCGATCCGCCAGTCGCTGCTGGAAGAGGACGTGCTGGACGCCAAGCTGCGGCGGCTCGTCGAGTTGCTCCAGCACGAGCTTGCCATCCGAGAGCTGGGTCACAAGATCACCACCGAGACGCGCGAGCGCATGACCAAGGCGCAGCGCGAGTACTTCCTGCGCGAGCAGCTTCGGGCGATCCGCAAAGAGCTGGGCGAAGAGGATCAGAACGGTGATCCGTCTCAGTTGCGTGAGCGCATCGATGCGGCCGGCCTGCCCGAAGAGGCCCGTCGCGAGGCCGAGCGCGAGCTGAACCGCCTCCAGAACGTACCGCCGGCCTCCCCGGAGCACGGCATCATCCGGACCTACCTGGATTGGATGGCCTCGCTGCCCTGGAGCCGCCTGACCGGCGGCGAGATCGACGTGCCGAAGGCCCGCGCGATCCTGGATGAGGACCACTACGATCTGGAGAAGATCAAGGACCGCATCCTGGAGTATCTCGCGGTCAAGAAGCTGCGGCAGGACCGGCAGGCGCTCGCGGCCGAGGTTGTGGAGGATGGCAGCGTCGAGACGCCCGCCCCCAACACCCAGTCCGAGACCCCCACGGACCGCGTGGCCCGTGAGCCGATCCTCTGCTTCGTGGGGCCGCCCGGCGTCGGCAAGACCAGTCTCGGGCAGTCGATTGCGCGGGCGCTCGGGCGAAAGTTCGTGCGGATCTCACTCGGGGGCGTCCACGACGAGGCCGAGATTCGCGGGCACCGCCGGACGTACATCGGTGCGCTGCCCGGGCGGATCATCCAGGCGATCCGCCGCGCAGAGGCCCGCGATCCGGTCTTCATGCTGGACGAGATCGACAAGGTCGGTGCGGACTGGCGCGGCGATCCATCTTCCGCGCTGCTGGAGGTGCTCGATCCGGCTCAGAACAACTCGTTTACGGACAACTATCTGAATGTCGGGTTCGATCTCTCTCAGGTTCTGTTCCTGACCACCGCCAACACGTTGGATACCATCCCGGCCCCATTGCGGGACCGGATGGAGGTGCTCCAGCTTTCGGGGTACACCGACGCTGAGAAGGTGCAGATCGGGCAGACGTATCTGGTGCCGAAGCAGTTGGCGGCCCACGGCCTGCACCCGGAAGAACTCTCGTTTGAGGACGAGGCGTTGCGGACGGTCATCCGAGGGTACACCCGCGAGGCCGGCGTCCGAAATCTGGATCGGGAGATCGCCACGCTCTGCCGGAAGGTTGCGCGTGGGATCGCCGAAGGCAACACCGAGCCGGTCCATCTGACGCCTGACAACGTCGTGACGTATCTCGGGCGGCTGCGCTTCATCGATGAGGTGGCCGAGCGCACCCAGCGGCCGGGCGTGGCGACGGGCCTCGCCTGGACGCCCACCGGCGGCGACGTGCTGTTCGTCGAGGCGACCTGTATCCCCAGCCGCGACGAGCGCCTGATCCTGACCGGGATGCTGGGGGATGTGATGCGGGAGAGCGCGCAGGCGGCCCTCTCCTACGTGCGTGCGTACGGGAGCACGTTCGGTGGCCCGCTCGCAGCGACCCAGAACGGGAAGGGCGGCAAGGGCACAAGGGCGAAGGCTCCTGAGACAGCGGTGCCGCCCTGCGCCGGACTGGATGGGCGTGTCTTCGAAGGGGCGACCATCCACCTGCACGTGCCGGCGGGCGCGATCCCGAAGGATGGCCCGTCCGCTGGCGTCACCATGCTGACGGCGCTCGCCTCATTGGCGACGGGCCGCCCGGTCCGCTCTGACCTGGCGATGACCGGCGAGTTGACGCTGCGCGGGAAGGTCTTGCCCA
Protein-coding sequences here:
- the lon gene encoding endopeptidase La — encoded protein: MDPERPDQDEPRAVANDEADKVAETPESASDGDAARRPVSPATDDAPAATDDAPAATDDAPAATDDAVSGESSLDGDAAVLDPAEAGQSSGPVIPDTLPVLPLRGGTVVFPLAVMPLFVGQERSIKLIDDVMRGDRIVALVAQTSDTPEQAGPDDIHRIGTAGVIHQMVRSPDGTIRLMIQGIERVRLGDFVQTDPYLKAHVTVAKETPSSGVETQGLRRAVLDLFRRLVPLVDELPNEITPAAEALEDPRQLVYLVASTTPLPGPIRQSLLEEDVLDAKLRRLVELLQHELAIRELGHKITTETRERMTKAQREYFLREQLRAIRKELGEEDQNGDPSQLRERIDAAGLPEEARREAERELNRLQNVPPASPEHGIIRTYLDWMASLPWSRLTGGEIDVPKARAILDEDHYDLEKIKDRILEYLAVKKLRQDRQALAAEVVEDGSVETPAPNTQSETPTDRVAREPILCFVGPPGVGKTSLGQSIARALGRKFVRISLGGVHDEAEIRGHRRTYIGALPGRIIQAIRRAEARDPVFMLDEIDKVGADWRGDPSSALLEVLDPAQNNSFTDNYLNVGFDLSQVLFLTTANTLDTIPAPLRDRMEVLQLSGYTDAEKVQIGQTYLVPKQLAAHGLHPEELSFEDEALRTVIRGYTREAGVRNLDREIATLCRKVARGIAEGNTEPVHLTPDNVVTYLGRLRFIDEVAERTQRPGVATGLAWTPTGGDVLFVEATCIPSRDERLILTGMLGDVMRESAQAALSYVRAYGSTFGGPLAATQNGKGGKGTRAKAPETAVPPCAGLDGRVFEGATIHLHVPAGAIPKDGPSAGVTMLTALASLATGRPVRSDLAMTGELTLRGKVLPIGGVKEKVLAAHRAGIKKLLLPRQNERDFMEDVPAELRDELEVVFVDTAEEVLQHALQPPAEDAAPAPEASARPRRSRARPAGAAGAAGAAGAAGPA
- a CDS encoding Hsp20/alpha crystallin family protein; translated protein: MRYRRLGYRYAIVMAARRPRPLADAWQPHTASVSMGQPAWRPPCDIIETSTELIVLAELAGVDHEELDVLLFEDALIVEGERRLPPMHAAGVYHAAEIRQGQLRLELPLPSTIDPDLVEARYERGLLELRLPKRSVPLRPTPIPVSRPVDATAARPASQGPQHQGSDRQPERDDNGS